Proteins co-encoded in one Brassica rapa cultivar Chiifu-401-42 chromosome A02, CAAS_Brap_v3.01, whole genome shotgun sequence genomic window:
- the LOC103853164 gene encoding putative protein TPRXL — translation MASTCVNNVTVSAYGCFNARSSGSAASLEMKKLIPPEEEFEFRTEVPVGMLPTDELFSNGKLVTTAVVEVETEVSGEEGSLVSSPKAPRKWRELLGMKRFSQNSKAAASFKQFLNRSSKTSSSSSSDASSLISLPLLSDSESLSVSSSSSRMSLSSSSSSSDTPRRLSLDAERLNHLANQNITANPFAPARPRMRLVKQPRDREETCSDSPRLNSSGKIVFQSLERSSSSPGGGGYRNRGVERSYSVNLSVAPVLNVPVCSVRGGSVIFSHFFSSASSQHNKTGNGSNHRALLTHHQHGGISRGRNSTDRVASSISPSTFSTV, via the coding sequence ATGGCTTCCACTTGCGTCAACAATGTGACTGTCTCTGCATACGGATGTTTCAACGCTCGGAGCTCTGGATCCGCCGCGTCGTTGGAGATGAAGAAGCTGATTCCTCCGGAGGAAGAGTTCGAGTTCAGAACTGAGGTTCCTGTCGGAATGCTTCCCACCGACGAGCTTTTCTCTAACGGTAAACTCGTGACGACGGCGGTGGTGGAAGTTGAGACGGAGGTTTCCGGCGAGGAGGGTAGCTTGGTTTCTTCTCCCAAGGCGCCACGTAAGTGGAGAGAGCTGTTAGGGATGAAACGGTTCTCTCAAAACAGCAAGGCTGCGGCGTCGTTTAAGCAGTTTTTAAACCGGAGCTCCAAAAcgtcgtcgtcttcttcttctgatgctTCTTCGTTAATCAGTCTTCCTCTCCTCTCCGACAGCGAATCTCTCTCcgtctcctcttcttcttcacgtatgtccctctcttcttcttcctcctcctccgacACCCCGAGGAGGCTATCGCTCGACGCAGAGAGACTCAACCACCTCGCTAACCAAAACATCACAGCCAACCCGTTCGCTCCCGCTCGGCCGAGGATGAGGTTAGTGAAGCAGCCTCGTGATAGAGAAGAAACATGTAGCGACAGTCCGAGGCTAAACTCGTCGGGGAAGATCGTGTTTCAGAGCCTTGAACGGAGCTCAAGCAGCCCGGGCGGAGGAGGGTATAGAAACAGAGGAGTGGAGAGATCGTACAGTGTAAACCTGAGCGTGGCTCCTGTTCTTAACGTTCCCGTTTGTTCAGTCAGAGGTGGTTCTGTAATATTTAGCCATTTCTTCTCTTCAGCTTCGTCTCAACACAATAAAACAGGGAATGGCTCTAACCACAGAGCGTTGTTGACTCATCATCAGCACGGTGGTATTAGTAGAGGCCGTAACTCAACAGATCGAGTAGCTAGTAGTATTAGTCCATCTACTTTTAGTACTGTGTAG